A section of the Delphinus delphis chromosome 1, mDelDel1.2, whole genome shotgun sequence genome encodes:
- the LRIF1 gene encoding ligand-dependent nuclear receptor-interacting factor 1 isoform X1 → MSNNLQRVFLKPTEEKSGNASHCVSGCMYQVVQTIGSDGKNLLQLLPIPNSSGNLIPLVQSTVMSDALKGNTGNPVQVTFQTQISSSSTSASVQLPIFQPASSSNYFLTRTVDTAEKVRVTSVGTENFTSSVSKVQRHGVKIDGLTMQTFAVSPSSTQNDSSYILVNTQSLPMTVKSPVLPSGHHLQIPAHAEVKSVPASSLPPSVQQKILATATTSTSGTVEASQIPTVIYVSPVNTVKNVVTKNFQNIYPKPVTEIAKPMILNTTQIPMNVAKETQLKGGQHSQAAPVKWIFQENLQPCTPSLVPVKSSNNVASKILKTFVDRKSLGDNTVNLPPLSTISPSGTQSKSMPIKDNALVMFNGKVYLLAKKGTDVLPSQIDQENSVSPDIPPRKDTSQIVSSSPVTEISREVVSIVLAKSKSSQMETKSLSNTQLASMANLRAEKNKKVEKPSLSTPNPHSMNQSINYLKHSKTLFSKPDFPDGFSTGQNSPRKGNIIHSIEKISSSVDATTVTSQQCVFRDQEPKIQNEMASTLEKVTQERNDKNNSQGRSNKASYLNNDAELRKIFGLTKDLSVCLTRIPHHLGSGGGFDSFSCLVKSDTYKETEFIVKEEGRKQSTLQQGFGKKRKAKTNKKMDHTKKRRTESVYNTTVNGGTNVTSSQLVSSILPTSNVSHHNILRGCNKTREEKRSEVEHSTHGNEEKCTLSSNTAFEQSHSFNKNYTEDIFPMTPPELEETIRDEKIRRLKQVLREKEAALEEMRMKMSQK, encoded by the exons ATGTCCAATAACCTACAGAGGGTCTTCCTGAAACCTACAGAGGAAAAGTCAGGCAACGCCTCGCACTG TGTTTCAGGCTGCATGTACCAAGTAGTTCAGACGATTGGCTCGGATGGAAAAAATCTTCTGCAATTACTTCCAATTCCTAATTCCTCTGGAAATCTTATACCACTAGTTCAATCTACAGTCATGTCTGATGCTTTGAAAGGGAATACAGGAAATCCAGTTCAAGTTACTTTTCAGACTCAGATTTCCAGCTCCTCCACAAGTGCATCAGTTCAATTGCCCATTTTTCAGCCAGCCAGTTCTTCAAACTATTTTCTTACAAGAACAGTAGACACAGCAGAAAAAGTTAGAGTTACTTCTGTGGGAACTGAAAATTTTACCTCATCAGTTTCTAAAGTTCAGAGGCATGGTGTGAAAATTGATGGACTCACCATGCAAACGTTTGCTGTTTCTCCCTCCTCAACACAAAATGATTCATCTTATATTTTAGTAAATACCCAGAGTCTTCCAATGACTGTGAAGTCTCCGGTTTTGCCTTCTGGGCATCATTTACAGATTCCAGCCCATGCTGAAGTGAAATCTGTACCAGCGTCTTCATTGCCTCCTTCAGTTCAGCAAAAGATACTTGCAACTGCAACCACAAGTACCTCAGGAACAGTTGAGGCCTCCCAAATACCAACTGTTATTTATGTATCTCCTGTAAATACAGTGAAAAATGTAGTTACCAAGAACTTTCAAAACATTTACCCAAAACCTGTTACAGAAATAGCAAAGCCAATGATACTAAACACCACACAGATTCCAATGAATGTTGCTAAAGAGACACAATTAAAAGGTGGTCAGCATTCTCAAGCTGCTCCAGTGAAATGGATTTTTCAAGAGAATCTACAGCCTTGCACTCCATCTCTTGTTCCTGTTAAATCTTCAAATAATGTGGcttcaaagattttaaaaacttttgtagaTAGGAAAAGTTTGGGAGATAATACTGTAAATTTGCCACCATTGAGTACCATCAGTCCTAGTGGGACACAATCCAAAAGTATGCCTATTAAAGATAATGCTTTGGTTATGTTTAATGGGAAAGTCTATCTATTGGCTAAAAAGGGGACAGATGTTTTGCCATCACAAATTGACCAAGAGAATTCTGTTTCTCCTGATATTCCACCAAGAAAAGATACATCACAGATAGTAAGTTCAAGTCCAGTCACAGAAATATCCAGAGAGGTTGTAAGTATTGTTTTGGCTAAAAGTAAATCTTCCCAGATGGAGACAAAATCACTTTCAAATACCCAGCTTGCTTCCATGGCCAATCTAAGggcagagaagaataagaaagtgGAGAAACCATCTCTTTCTACCCCAAACCCACATAGTATGAACCAATCCATTAACTACTTAAAGCACAGTAAGACTTTATTCTCAAAGCCAGACTTTCCAGATGGATTTAGTACAGGACAAAATTCCCCCAGAAAAGGAAATATCATCCACAGCATAGAGAAAATAAGTTCCTCTGTTGATGCAACAACTGTTACTTCACAACAGTGTGTTTTCAGAGACCAAGAACCAAAG ATCCAGAATGAGATGGCATCAACATTAGAAAAAGTTActcaagaaagaaatgacaagaaCAATTCCCAAGGAAGAAGCAATAAGGCATCATATCTGAACAATGATGCTGAACTTAGAAAGATATTTGGTCTCACTAAAGATTTGAGCGTGTGCCTTACTCGGATTCCTCACCATTTGGGCTCTGGAGGAGGTTTTGATTCCTTTAGCTGTTTGGTGAAAAGTGATACTTACAAAGAGACAGAGTTTATagtgaaagaggaagggagaaaacag TCAACATTGCAACAGGGTTTtggtaagaaaagaaaagcaaaaaccaatAAGAAGATGGATCACACAAAGAAGAGAAGAACTGAGAGTGTTTATAACACAACTGTAAATGGAGGGACTAATGTCACCAGTTCCCAACTCGTTAGCAGTATTTTACCAACTTCAAATGTATCACACCATAACATTCTCAGAGGCTGCAACAAAACCAGGGAAGAAAAGAGATCTGAGGTAGAACACTCTACCCATGGGAATGAAGAGAAATGCACACTGAGTTCAAATACAGCTTTTGAGCAAAGCCATTCCTTCAATAAAAACTATACTGAAGATATTTTCCCCATGACACCACCAGAGTTAGAAGAAACcattagagatgaaaaaataagAAGACTTAAGCAGGTgctgagagaaaaagaagcagcTCTTGAAGAAATGCGTATGAAGATGagccaaaaataa
- the LRIF1 gene encoding ligand-dependent nuclear receptor-interacting factor 1 isoform X2 yields the protein MASTLEKVTQERNDKNNSQGRSNKASYLNNDAELRKIFGLTKDLSVCLTRIPHHLGSGGGFDSFSCLVKSDTYKETEFIVKEEGRKQSTLQQGFGKKRKAKTNKKMDHTKKRRTESVYNTTVNGGTNVTSSQLVSSILPTSNVSHHNILRGCNKTREEKRSEVEHSTHGNEEKCTLSSNTAFEQSHSFNKNYTEDIFPMTPPELEETIRDEKIRRLKQVLREKEAALEEMRMKMSQK from the exons ATGGCATCAACATTAGAAAAAGTTActcaagaaagaaatgacaagaaCAATTCCCAAGGAAGAAGCAATAAGGCATCATATCTGAACAATGATGCTGAACTTAGAAAGATATTTGGTCTCACTAAAGATTTGAGCGTGTGCCTTACTCGGATTCCTCACCATTTGGGCTCTGGAGGAGGTTTTGATTCCTTTAGCTGTTTGGTGAAAAGTGATACTTACAAAGAGACAGAGTTTATagtgaaagaggaagggagaaaacag TCAACATTGCAACAGGGTTTtggtaagaaaagaaaagcaaaaaccaatAAGAAGATGGATCACACAAAGAAGAGAAGAACTGAGAGTGTTTATAACACAACTGTAAATGGAGGGACTAATGTCACCAGTTCCCAACTCGTTAGCAGTATTTTACCAACTTCAAATGTATCACACCATAACATTCTCAGAGGCTGCAACAAAACCAGGGAAGAAAAGAGATCTGAGGTAGAACACTCTACCCATGGGAATGAAGAGAAATGCACACTGAGTTCAAATACAGCTTTTGAGCAAAGCCATTCCTTCAATAAAAACTATACTGAAGATATTTTCCCCATGACACCACCAGAGTTAGAAGAAACcattagagatgaaaaaataagAAGACTTAAGCAGGTgctgagagaaaaagaagcagcTCTTGAAGAAATGCGTATGAAGATGagccaaaaataa